One region of Streptomyces sp. NBC_00442 genomic DNA includes:
- a CDS encoding PD-(D/E)XK nuclease-like domain-containing protein, whose translation MTAATETAEIIPGLYDIPADLYHSDPIPGGSLSSTGARQLADCPARFKWNLDNPQPPKKAFDVGTAAHKLVLGDGPELVLVDYDRWDSKAAKTEIAEVRAAGAVPLKRAELDGVKAMAEALRQHPEAAALLEPGSGVAEQSMFWEADGIWRRARPDWLRANEIVDYKTTTSVDPEEISKTVHKWAYHQQADWYRTGAWELELVGPEARFVFIFQEKQPPYLVTVAELDVTAMDIGRRLNEKALYHYAHGRATGHWPGYFPTTALIPLPAWVERQYNS comes from the coding sequence GTGACCGCCGCGACGGAGACGGCCGAGATCATCCCCGGCCTGTACGACATCCCCGCCGACCTCTACCACTCGGATCCGATTCCCGGCGGCAGCCTCTCCTCGACCGGCGCCCGCCAACTCGCCGACTGCCCGGCCCGGTTCAAGTGGAACCTCGACAACCCGCAGCCGCCGAAGAAGGCCTTCGACGTCGGCACCGCCGCCCACAAGCTCGTCCTTGGCGACGGGCCCGAGCTGGTGCTGGTCGACTACGACCGGTGGGATAGCAAGGCCGCGAAGACTGAGATTGCCGAAGTCCGTGCCGCTGGCGCAGTGCCGCTGAAGCGAGCCGAGCTCGACGGCGTGAAGGCCATGGCCGAGGCGCTGCGCCAGCACCCCGAGGCAGCGGCCCTGCTGGAACCCGGGTCCGGTGTTGCCGAACAGTCGATGTTCTGGGAAGCCGACGGGATCTGGCGCCGAGCACGGCCCGACTGGCTGCGTGCCAACGAGATCGTCGACTACAAGACGACCACCAGCGTGGACCCCGAAGAGATCTCCAAGACCGTCCACAAGTGGGCTTACCACCAACAAGCGGACTGGTACCGCACGGGCGCCTGGGAGCTCGAACTCGTCGGCCCCGAGGCCCGGTTCGTCTTCATCTTCCAGGAGAAACAGCCGCCCTACCTGGTGACCGTCGCCGAACTCGACGTGACCGCCATGGACATCGGCCGGCGCCTCAACGAGAAGGCCCTCTACCACTACGCCCACGGCCGCGCCACCGGCCACTGGCCCGGCTACTTCCCGACCACCGCCCTCATCCCGCTCCCCGCCTGGGTCGAGCGCCAGTACAACAGCTAG
- a CDS encoding DNA-methyltransferase: MDPYYQDEQVTLLLGDALAVLRTLADRSVDCIVTSPPYYGLRNYGTPGQYGLEPTPEEYIDTLRAVFTEARRVLAEDGTLWLNLGDSYGSAIECRSRAGVGPAARSAPGQLKSLQLIPERVCLALWGDGWILRNKIVWHKTSCMPEPVTDRFRSKHEIVYFLTAQDQYRFDLDAVREAPQSRPGATWQERKAAGASGRHGASGDRAGETIPSLAAHPNGANPGDVWAIAPARLREAHFAVMPLELATRCIKAGCKTGGTVLDPFSGAGTTGVAAVGLGRKYIGIDLNSDYHDLAKPRFAQGVLQFGAA; the protein is encoded by the coding sequence ATGGATCCCTACTACCAGGACGAGCAGGTAACTCTCCTCCTCGGTGACGCCCTTGCGGTGCTCCGTACCCTGGCGGACCGGTCGGTGGACTGCATCGTCACGAGCCCGCCGTACTACGGGCTGCGGAACTACGGCACGCCCGGCCAGTACGGGCTGGAGCCCACGCCCGAGGAGTACATCGACACCCTTCGGGCGGTGTTCACCGAAGCACGGCGTGTCCTCGCCGAGGACGGCACGCTGTGGCTGAACTTGGGCGACTCCTACGGCTCCGCAATCGAGTGCCGCAGCCGTGCCGGCGTGGGCCCCGCGGCCCGGTCGGCTCCGGGACAGCTGAAAAGCCTGCAACTCATCCCGGAGCGGGTCTGCCTGGCGCTGTGGGGCGACGGCTGGATCCTGCGCAACAAGATCGTCTGGCACAAGACGAGCTGCATGCCCGAACCCGTCACCGACCGGTTCCGCAGCAAGCACGAGATCGTCTATTTCCTCACCGCACAGGACCAGTACCGGTTCGACCTGGACGCGGTGCGCGAAGCCCCGCAGTCCCGGCCCGGCGCCACATGGCAAGAACGCAAGGCCGCAGGCGCCAGCGGCCGTCACGGGGCGAGCGGCGACAGAGCCGGAGAAACCATCCCGAGTCTCGCCGCCCACCCGAACGGCGCCAACCCCGGAGACGTCTGGGCCATCGCACCGGCACGCCTCCGCGAAGCCCACTTCGCCGTCATGCCCCTCGAACTGGCGACCCGCTGCATCAAGGCCGGCTGCAAGACCGGCGGGACTGTGCTGGATCCGTTTTCCGGCGCCGGCACCACCGGCGTAGCGGCCGTGGGGCTCGGCCGGAAGTACATCGGCATCGACCTCAACTCCGACTACCACGACCTCGCCAAGCCGCGGTTCGCGCAGGGAGTCCTTCAGTTCGGCGCCGCCTAG
- a CDS encoding ATP-binding protein: protein MNQLPPPVRAGRQNPAAGGDNGFAFRPATKAGRKARLSIQGVSGSGKTWTGLGIAHGLSEGKPFAVIDTEKGAASLYAGIGGIQFDSCPMDTYNPRDLIRVLDAAAQAGYPTVFVDSLSHFWTGAEGTLDQVDKASSKYGGNKFAGWKDGTPLQNDMVAAILAYPGHVVASMRSYTEWVLEPGKSPRRVGTRPEQRKGIEYEFDIAVSMDLDNRLEVLKSRCPGLSRKVIERPNGARDIAAPLLAWLSAAPAPEATELRENPE from the coding sequence GTGAACCAGCTTCCCCCGCCCGTGCGCGCCGGCCGCCAGAACCCGGCCGCCGGTGGCGACAACGGCTTCGCCTTCCGGCCAGCCACCAAGGCCGGACGCAAAGCCCGCCTGTCCATTCAGGGCGTCTCCGGCTCCGGCAAGACGTGGACCGGCCTCGGCATCGCCCACGGCCTGTCCGAGGGCAAGCCCTTCGCGGTCATCGACACCGAGAAGGGCGCGGCCAGCCTCTACGCGGGCATCGGCGGCATCCAGTTCGACAGCTGCCCGATGGACACCTACAACCCCCGCGACCTGATCCGCGTCCTGGACGCCGCAGCCCAGGCCGGATACCCGACCGTGTTCGTCGACAGCCTCAGCCACTTCTGGACCGGAGCCGAAGGCACCCTCGACCAGGTCGACAAGGCCAGCAGCAAGTACGGCGGCAACAAGTTCGCCGGCTGGAAGGACGGGACGCCGCTCCAGAACGACATGGTCGCCGCGATCCTCGCCTACCCCGGCCACGTCGTCGCCTCGATGCGCTCCTACACCGAGTGGGTGCTGGAGCCTGGCAAGTCCCCGAGGCGCGTCGGGACCCGCCCTGAGCAGCGCAAAGGCATCGAGTACGAGTTCGACATCGCGGTCTCCATGGACCTCGACAACCGGCTCGAAGTCCTCAAGTCCCGCTGCCCCGGCCTCAGCCGCAAGGTCATCGAGCGGCCCAACGGAGCCCGCGACATCGCTGCGCCGCTCCTCGCCTGGCTGAGTGCCGCCCCGGCCCCCGAGGCCACCGAACTGCGCGAGAACCCCGAGTAG